The genomic stretch TCTAATTTTTACAAGTTGATCGTGGTTTGCTCTTCATTGCttacctttcctttttccttcccttctagcTGTGCTGATGAGCATGTGCTTACTCTCAGTCACGTACGGCGCTTTGGTCTGCAACACCCTGGCCATCCAGATCAAGTACGATGACTACAAGATCCACCTCCACCCCTTGGCCTTCATCTGCATCATCTTATGGAGGAGCTTGGAGATCTCCACCCGCATCACCATCTTGGTCCTCTTTGGGACCGTCTTCAAGTACTATGGCTTGGCCGTCGGGGCGGCCAACTTCTTGGTCTTCTTCTTCTTACCGTGGATTGAGTTTTGGAGAAGCGGGGCCAAACTGCCCGAGAATGTGGAGAAAAACTTCAGCCGGGTGGGAACTTTGACTGTCCTGATCTGCATCACTGTGCTCTACGGTGGCATCAATGTCTTCTGTTGGTCAGCTGTCCAGCTCAGGTTGTCCAGGCGAGACCTGATTGTCCGCTCCCAAAACTGGGGCTGTTTAGTTTTATTCTATGTGTTCCGCGGACTGGAGAACAGCCTGCTGCTCCTGGTTTGGTACTTCTTCAAGGAGGACTTCTACGAGTACGTCTGCACTCCCATGCTTGTGCTGCAGCTGCTGGTGGCCTACTGTCTGGCCATtgtcttcatgctttctttcatGCAGTACCTGCatccctgccgccgcctcttCACGCACAACGTCTCGGACTTCTTGCATTGCATCTGTTGCCAGAAGGAACACGTTGCCGTTGCGGTCGATTTGGAGACACCTCATGAACCTGGTGTGAGGCACAGCATCGTATGACAATCGACACCCGGCTGATGGGGTGTTGATGAACCCCCATCCGGTGTCAAGTTTCAGCAGTTGTACCTGTTCTCCCCCATTGGGATTCGCCTTAATTTCACGGTGCTACGCTATAATTTATAAGCAGGAACGCAGGCAATTGTGGTGGGGATGTCTTCCTCAGCATCAGATGGACTTAAGACGGTGGGCTGGAAGGATACCCTTTGCTGCTGTTGGTGCAGGACTAGGGCAATCAGCATTGGGGACAGCAGGAGAAGACTTGACACATAGTATGAAAGAGGAACTTTAGTTGATGGGGCAAATCACCAATGAAGGATGGTTTTTGCTCTTCTAGGTGCCAGAAGTCTAGCACTGGAACTGCCTTGGCTGTGCTCATTTCCAGAAATGGAACTGAAGGACACTCAGCTGGCTCAGGACTATTGTAAGAAGAAGCTTTGCAGAAGAGACTGTCTCACTGTCTGTGTGACCCTGCACAGTTGTGTAAAGCTTCAAAGTGACTTCCCCAattgttccttttatttatttgaaaacttGTGAAGACTTTGTTTTTTGTAATTTGAAGTGCTGGAAAAGATGCTGTCGTGGATAGCAACCGAGTCTCAAAATTTGTTTGGGTTCCTGCAGTTCCATTTATGGTCCTGGGGTCTGAAAGCTCAGGATGATGAGTCTCCCAGGGAGCCCCATTGATGGAGCTTTGGATTTCTTGGCTCCACATCTTCAGGGGTGCCGCAACAGATTGGCCTTCCCAACTGCTCTGGAAGGAGCGAGATAGTGGCCAACTGCTACATTAGTGGCATTCTTCAAGGGAGAAAGAGCTGAGGTTGAATGCGTTGAGCTTGTGATGGGAAACTGGACCATTCCACATCCAAGTTCTGGTTCTAGGAGGTGATCAGCTCATCATAGTTTGGGCTCTTACCTGGGGAGGTAAGCCTTTCCCAATCACTTGGCTGGGTCCTATGCAAAGATATACTTTAAAAAACCCATTATGTTGAAATGCTCAGGACTACCAACCCAATTTGGCCTCCCAAAACACTTCCCACTGTATGCAATGCAAGGCTGTTTCTGAACACAAGCTCATCCAGTAGGTGAATCTTCAGTCGAAATGCTTGTGAGGAATACGGGTTGACATGTCGAGTTACATTTACTTGACTTCCAACAATTGTCTTGCATGAACTGATTTCTCCTTGTATCTTTCCTCTATGGAGCTAATGCAAGGAtattcaaacttggcaacattcAGACCTGGAGACTGCAActctctgaggaattctggaagttgaagtccacaagtcttaaaaagttaCCATGTTTGGAGACCCCCTTAGCTAACAGATACCCCAGACTGAGTTAAAGGATCACTTTTATGTGGGATTTTGGTGCCCTTTGGTGGAAAGTTTGATCTGTCACCATCCTTCCTCTTCATGGTTCTTTCTGTCCCAAGGAGCAGGGTGAACAAGACCTTCAGAAGTAAtaattcagaaagaaagaaaaaatggaagaggATGATGGAGGTGAGGAGTCAACAGACAATACGAACAGCACTCTGATTGAATGATAGCCACTGCCTCATAACACCCATAATGCACTGCTGTATGGCTATAAGCCTATGACCACCTAATGTTGATTGGtgtcagaaaaaaacaaacagatcCAAAACCCTGAATCCCATAATAACCAGAGGAAGATACACAACTGATGCTAAGCCCAAGAGTAGGGGCAACACAGTATACTACAACTGTCTTTTGGTGCTACATCAAGATGGTCACTCTGGAGCACTTTGGATGTTCTCACTTGTATAGTGATTCCCAAGCCAGCCTTTTCCCAGCTCCCCAGATATCATCCTTTGTGACTTTTACCCTCAACAGCCAATATGTGGAGGTTAGAGAAGGCCACCTTTGATTGATAAGGAGATTCCCATTAGTATCCCTTACACCAGTgacggcgaaccttttcagcactgagtgccaaaaagggagcatttAGTGCTCATCTGGAAAGACCAGGAAAAGGaattgcccagggggcatgcatgtgccggaaaatgtacttctggtttccggcgcacgcatgcacattgaccagcaagtcttccggttactgccatgcatgcacacgaGCTGGTCAGCTGACTGGCATGAAAACGGAAGGCCTGCTCTTCCGGTTTCAGGCACTGCCGCACGTACGAAGGGCAGCTGATCgtcttgtgtgcatgcatgccagaaacccggaagaggaaccgGTGATGTTGGCTCGTGCCATgcgacatggctctgcatgccacttcgggcacacgtgccataggtttgccatcatggccttagTCCCTGTCCATCTTCTTACTTTTTTGCCTGTTCTCGACTGCGAAtaggaaggaaaacaaacaaaacagtcCTCTAAATAGCCCGGTTTGAATCTGTGTATTTGTTAAATCCTCATTTGCGTTTGTGTTGTCCGTTAAACCCTCACTGCTTGCGTATTGTCTGCAACCGAGGCATTCGTTCCTTCCTGAGATCGAGACCTCTCCCCTGAAATAAACCCGACCTCAGGGGAGCATTCAGACGGAGCCTTCCTCCGCTTCATGTTGAACAGGAGTTTGTCTGTCAGCAATGCAGCGTAACGCCAACGCTGCATATACTAGCCGACCCGACCCTTGGGGAGAGAGTTTCACCTGCTGCAGTTGGCTTTCTGAGGACAGCTTAACCTAGCCAACAGCTGAGCCAGCGAAGAATCATCACCTACCTCAAGGAGAGATTCCACCACTGCCTTTTCGCCTGGGATTAAACCAGGTGTCCAGATCAGGTTTTGGGACCAGGCAATCTTAAGGCTAGAGGCACAACTTGTTTTCCCTGATTCTCCCTTTTTTTGTTTAATGCATAATTTCCTGCAGGGTGGCCATTGTGGCCAGGAACTTCCCAATAAGTGATTTTTCATGACTGGTGGTTTtcgttcaaaagttttatttcttttcaaacaaacatttcatcattcctcaatcagtaagacatcggagtacaattttttgtgtgtcaaaatagttctagtttaccaccaaattcttgtctagcctaatgtatgcccctccctccctccaccctcctccccaaccccctcctcctccccgcccccgacttcccagaacccgtacactacaatagagccgaggtggcgcagtggttaaatgcagcactgcaggctacttcagctgactgcagttctgcagttcggctgttcaaatctcaccagctcagggttgactcagccttccatccttccgaggtgggtaaaatgaggacccggattgttgttgggggcaatatgctgactctgtaaaccgcttagagagggctgaaagccctatgaagcggtatataagtctaactgctattgctattgctatacacggtatggatttttaacaaacacagtctaaaatctattgagaaaaaagaaataaagaaattaatgacatctctacattgatcttagcttcttcttgctgagctaactttaaacaattta from Thamnophis elegans isolate rThaEle1 chromosome 12, rThaEle1.pri, whole genome shotgun sequence encodes the following:
- the XKRX gene encoding XK-related protein 2, with the protein product MSQLQREGPLWVFFLGAGFEPPRAGAAAGGMGRAKVAAEADSSVEECSDHVSRGRSPNRPRKLLRRVASQAVTRTNPPLGIIFTTLLYCGELASACVVTASYSRSNDQFWMVLTLLLMLLSSVMVQLTLIFVNRDLTSDKPFILFMHLVLLGPPIRCLECIVMFYHQGREEEPYVTITRKKHIHSDCEIEIEQEVGHLVRRLATHRNAFKRMAVIQAFLGSTPQLTLQLYVTIVEQYLPPSRAVLMSMCLLSVTYGALVCNTLAIQIKYDDYKIHLHPLAFICIILWRSLEISTRITILVLFGTVFKYYGLAVGAANFLVFFFLPWIEFWRSGAKLPENVEKNFSRVGTLTVLICITVLYGGINVFCWSAVQLRLSRRDLIVRSQNWGCLVLFYVFRGLENSLLLLVWYFFKEDFYEYVCTPMLVLQLLVAYCLAIVFMLSFMQYLHPCRRLFTHNVSDFLHCICCQKEHVAVAVDLETPHEPGVRHSIV